The genomic DNA TCACTCAAGGCCGGACCTTATTAAAATCTTCATGGCCAAAAAACCCAGAGGGAAAAACACCATGAAGGAAAAAGAGTATCCGTctaataaagcaaaaaaataattatcacaaTCCCAAATTCAATCTCAAAAAAGGCAAACAAACAGAAAAGCATAAATATTAGCATTAGACCTATGTGCGAAGTTGAAGTTGGGGATTATGTTGGGATATGGATCTCCAAGCTGAACCTTCCTTGTCCTCTCCGTATGTTTTTATCAGCTCTGATGAACCACTGATATCCAACACCTGCAAAGACGAGGAGACCTTATGCAGGAGGCGATGCGGCAGCTTCTTCAAACTCTCACAGTTAAATTGATAGTCAAGCGTGTGAGACATGGCATGATGGAGATGGCAGcagattcttcttcttcctccgtTATGTCCTCCCACTCCTCCCATTTGGAGCAGCCATAAAATTCCAGTTTCTTGAGTTTAGGAAATGcaacaacaacatcatcatcagaTGAAGATTCTATTCCTAAAAACTCCCTTCCGACAAACATCAATTGCTTGGCACCAGTAATTTAGAGAATTTCCAAGAAAGGTAGTTTCCCCATAGCCGGCAATGATGACACCTCACTCAAATTACTCAGAACAATCTCTTTTATAAAGTTGAGAGGCGATGACATAAAATGCGGAAGCCTGGAGCCCTTATATCCCCTGATTACCAATTCATTCAACTTGTAATGGGGTAGGAGAGCTTCTACTACCTCCATCcatattgatgatgatgaaaatgATGACTGCTCCATTTCATCCATCATGCCCTGAAAGGATATTTCGAGTCTTTCAAGTTTTTGGAGGAGTGTCTTCAATTGTTCTTGTCGAGCATCCTCAACCAATTCCTCCATTTCACTCATACTACTCCAGTAGATTTCCAATTCTAGAGATCCAGTAAGACAATGGTGTAATTTTTTCAGAAAACCCAACTTGTTGTATTCACTTCCTACTTTAAATTTGACACAATTCCAGTGTGTGGAgattacttaactcacctaatgCTTCAGGCACACAGTTGATATCAGTGCCTTCAATCTTCAAGATTTGCAGTTCAACCAAACTACTAATGCTCTCTGGTAACTCCTTTAATTCCCTATTCCAACTTAAGTCAAGATGTCTTAGCTCAACCAAATTCCCAATTTCTCGTGGAATCTCTGTTAGCTCGCACTGTGATAAGAGAAGAGTTTGCAAGAAATAAAGCTTACATATGATTCCAAGGCCATCCTTTGACAGGTCAGACCGACTTAAATCCAACCATCTCAAGTGAATCAGCGTTTCCATTCCCACTGGAGGAAGTCCACCCCGAATTCTTAACACCCTAAGACTTTTCATGCAATCACAAACTTGACTAATTCTGTCTCTTTCATCAAAAGGAGGTTTGTAGTCCAACGATAGACTCCGATATTCTTGGACATGAGAAACCAATGAAGGATCACAAACTTGACAACTTCTCTCCTTGTCATCATTCTTCCTAAGAAATAGAGCAAAATCATGTACTATATCATGCATTTTACACCATTCTATCTGCTCCCCCGACTCACTTTTCTCAATGTCTTGAAACAAACAACGCATTGCTAAATTTCTCAAGTTCTCTCGCCCTTTGAGTTCTACTGCACAATTTCCACTATTAGAGCCAAGATAACCTTGCGCCATCCACTCTTCTATCAGAGTCTCCGCATGAATTTTGTGATCTTTAGGATAGACGGCACAATATGAAAAACAACGCTTAAGAGCCGGGGACAAATCATTGTAGCTTAAAACCAAATGAGGAAAAAGATCTACTTCGGCATTCTCCAACTGCCATATTTCACTCTTCTCTACGTGTTCCCACccttccaaatccttgaactgCAAAAGTCTTCCTAAAACAACTGCAGCAAGAGGTAATCCCTTGCATTTGCTAGCTATTTTCTTGCCCACATCCACAAATTTTACACATTCATTCTCACTCTTTCCTTCAAGGGATATGGCACGCATTAATGACCAACACTCTTCAGGATTAAGCTCTTTCGGGTGATAGATATCATCATCTGAGGTACCCATCCTCTTAGCTACCCTTTCATTTCTCGTTGTCACCAAAATTTTACTTCCTGGGGCACCATATTCGAGATTGATTTTCAGGGGCTGCCATTTGTCTCTGTCTTCTGACCAAACGTCATCAAGGACAAGAAGAAACTTTTTTCCTAAAACAGatgcttttaatttttgtaacaCCACTTCTAGTGGGTCGGCATCTGGAGAAATCGTCTCTTTTCCCACACTTTTAACAATATCTTTGGCAACCTTAGACACAATAAAGGGATCAGAGACACATACCCAAATTTTTAACCAATCCTTATCGAACTGAGGAtcgttaaaaataagttgagctAGTGTCGTCTTCCCAAGTCCCCCCGTCCCAACTATAGACAGAATTTGGGTACCACCACCATTATGCATCATATTTCTGACTATGTCATCCCTTTTCTTATATATGTCCGACCCATAAACATTCTTGAAGTCGATTGAAGATGTGGTTGGTTCTCGGTGAGACTCGGGCGCAGGCAGAGAgatgacaaaattaaaatcatccTTCTCCTTTAAGATCTGATCAAGCTTGGCATTCACATGTTCAATTTTCTTGGCAATATCACGACGAACAGAAATTTCGTTGAAAGATAAACACGAACATGGGATGAAGGAGCAGCCTATCTTTTGCTCAGGCTCAGCAAAATCTTCCAACTTATGTTTGAGAAGAGAGTAGTTCCATTCATCCAAAATGTCGTCCATCTCATAAGTCGTGTTTTCGAGCtccttcaaccaacttttgACGCTTTGATCATTCACTGCTTTCTTTTCTGCATCATCCAACACCTTTCTGATCGTATTGAGCTTCTTGGAAAGATTTTGAAGCTCCTTCTTCACGCCTTTCACCAAATTGACTTCATACCGAATCTTGTCTTCTATCATAGTTGCAACTCTCTCCACCACTGCTGAAACTATAGCATCTGCCATTTTATGCGATTTGGAGCTGCTTCTCTTTATTTATGGTGGAAATCAATCCAATATTTGGATTTAGATAAGTGACACTTCAACTATTGGTTCACTCTTCACCTGTATGTGGGACAAACATTCAAttcttttttcgttttaattaatataattgaattcaTATGTTTTCTTGGTGAGAAGGTTGATGCTGCTAGAAATTGAGGGGAGATTGACAGCAACATGTGGAGTTTCAGTGATAACAAAAGTGGATCAAGATCTGACAAGGCTGAGTCAACTAGAAAAGATTTCCAAGCTCAAAGATCAAACAAAACACGAAAGCAAAATGCCAGGTACGACAATATTGCAATAGCTGAAAATGGATTGATTTAGAGAATCAGCCTCTCAGTCCAGTTTATCATTTCAACAGAAGGTTCATGAAACACGAGGAAATAAcgttaaaattgaaatagagCAAGAGTTTGATGTTAGAGATATATGATTCAAGGGAAGCATAGAGTCTTCGGATGACGATCATTCAAGAAATGACAAGGCTGAGTGAATTAGAAAAGGTTTTTTGTTGAAACCAGTGGACTGGCTAGTTGGTGATTTCGGGTTTAGCCCAAAATCACCATCAACGGTGCCGGACCATTCATTTTGGTTCAGCAATGAATCACTACcattgataaggctaatttcatgcaaatCGGTATGTgctaaaaaatatgttataatttgctgggtctaacacgtttcctaagccaggtgtgtgaagaaaagcgctagatcaaggaagtaaggaaggagatggtctagcgagaGAAAGGAATGAAAATGAGCAGAATTTACAAGGAAAAGtggcgtgacagaggagtctacagctgagggcaacaaagtcattatatatacctcgctgggcccacctaaaacgcctatatatatagaagagcatgcaacgcaatGGATATAGTTTtccactcttcttagctcatatatttttacacacacttgggattGGTTCTGGGGGTAATCGTGATAGGAGGggtattttctaaatatttcgTGCTTGGCAACACCGTcctagtgagggcgaagatacaattacttttaatttcagctatttttgctagtttccaccgtcgaacttcacttttgggagtcgactttgatgttgatgatgtttaacTGCTTACCGTTCATGGATCTGCGTTtagctgtttaatttcaagttattttgCATAGATCTTTCTGCTGTTAGCGTAATTATTCAATTGCTATGTCGATCTATGTTTATTTCGttattgaggtgtttgatgtggaatttggtgacagatctgtggttgtttgagtattcggagctcttatttgtaaaatctgatgtgatggagaatttcttctgtttggagtttatgtcggacgcttggatccggagtggatttagcgtctgaagTCGGTTTTGGCGTGTGAAAAGACAGTAGTTGATAGAATCGCTTTATTTCCTCTTGGTTTCTATTTCACTTCGTCTAgggtatgcagatctgttaagttcttcgtttattatgcatagatttgatttcaagttagtagctctgttttttatttgcttatgtGTTTTCTTAAGAAATTTTATgcgaatttggttgtagaagacgatgtcactgtcagttagtacgagagttagttattctgccacttTTCAGTCGTACCTTGCTGTTTTTAGACGTGGTCCCCACCGTAGAATTAtctcctaggtctagctgttaggttaagtttctttctaaggttcccaagtcaagttaattttaattttcctcaacccaagaaaatgcgtggcagcagccaacaccaaaaatactcTCAAATCCTTGATTATGAgtcttacgcatccttctctgtgggatcgatccctacttccctatactaggtttagtaaagtggttgagggtttttgaagagggaaagtacttgtgtgtccgacgaccgggattccgcACGAcccacgagttcctagaccaagtgatctagtggacttgctggatctGGGGAACCTGCTATTTCCTTATTTGAATATCGCAACACGTAAAGCACACTACACTTGTCTTCTCCCGTTACTTCAACCATCTATCAAATCATACCTAATTACTATCAAACTGTCCTCTATTTTGGAGTTATCTGATCTAGTAAAATGTATGTTCTGATTATGTTTTGCCTTATCTATGTTGTTGTCCCTAGATATACAAGCAAATTGAGTAACCAATAAGCAATTTAGAACAATGAAAGACTGAAAAAGATAGTGTGCCTGACCTGCACAGCTGGTAGCTACTATGGTTGTGCGATGGCAGGCGGTGACAAACGGGCGGTAGCCTCACGTTCCGCGCATCGGAGTTGCTTTTTTGGGGGTGCCTTTCTTAgacaaaactaatttataagCAGTAGTAGTAAAAAGACATTGGTCTATGAGGTAAAAGGGACATTTGAAGTCcaaaaaaagtagtagtagtagcaaTTACTTAGAATTGTTAGGTGCCTAGAACGAAATAGTACAATAGTTTGGGTGATAAataatccctccgtccacgaaaaagtctcattttgccattttagaaTGTCctcaaaaaatagtctcatttcttaaaatagaaagtttctctctcatactttacctactttttccatcaaactctcttactttactcctttttctcattctttctctcttactttatcaatttctcattaaaacatgtgtcatCCACAAATGATACTATTTTCCATGGACAAAGGAAGTAGTAGTTGGTATTTCCGGTTACGATTTCAAGCCAGGGTTGAGCGATCTGATTCGAGGTTGAACCATTGGTTTCAATTTAACACTAATCACTATCATCATATAAGTACTACTATCATTGAATTATTCAACACTAATTACCATACAAAAATCAATAAGCAATTGAATAACCAAAATTCTTGCACATACACTCATATCATATGGTTATACCTAAGGCTTTAACacacaattatttgaaattgagtacaaataaaattatgaacaatAAAGGCTGAAAAGAGCAATGAGATACCTTCACGGCTAGCAAGTGGCAGCTACTATGGTTGTGTGGCGGCCGACGGTGGCGCTGCGGCGGACGACGATGATATTGTACGTTTTGGAGCTGCTTTTTTTAGGTAAAATCGTAGcttttagaaaatttagagAGTAAGTTTAAGTAGGGACTCTGCCATCTACTTTAACTTTCATAATAGAGTGGCAGCTGGGAAACAACTCATCAACATTATGCTTAAATTGGCAAAGtagcaaaaaaacaaattttatcaCATGGCCACTTGTTTCAGTTGTGAACGCTTTcaccaaattaattagtaaagtatgCCACATATAAATCTCAAttattctctccgtcccgaatagtttgtcccattttttcgaTTCAGTCCATCCCACATAgtttatctcatttcactttttatcatttttggtagtggatctcatattctactaacccattattactcttattttatactaatatataaaaatatgactcacattcactttttattatatttcttaaaattcatacttggtcaaagtgagacaagCTATCtgaacggaggtagtaataaattttaagttattcTGCGCATATAACTTTtaactcaaacataaattttatttcatcttttttgcTAGAGAATGATGCTTTTGGGGGCTAACAAAATATCTAGTGGCCCAATCGTTCCTCAAGAAAAGCCATACCAATAATTGAACTGAGAGAGTGTCtattattcttctttttttcattatatatggGAAGAATTTAAATGAGAGTTCTAGTTATTGTGAGAATAGAAAATCATTTTCGGCCCTTTAATCATGAAGATCTACATCGATCGATCCCACTAACAACAATTCTCTTTGTAGGAATGCAATAAATTTCGTTACAAATTCATTAACatcattttagtttataataattaGTTGGTATTGTTCGTTTATACTGtttctaaattttcaaatttaattaaaagtgaatGAATCTTGCATAGTCGGCTATCCACTTtgatactatgataaaatCTATGAGTTTCatctttaaaaatcaattgataTTAGAAGGAGTGACCAATTagaattataaaatgttttaggtgtttaaatatcaacacaatgctttgagaatgtcaacacaaatttaggattgacattgtatatgcattgacatattatcttatttgCATTGACATTAAATACGAAAATGGTctaaaattctagatttttttttcaaattttgacgtcggaacatatgcatgtaatatatcgttggaatccttataaaattatctttaatttgaatgaatttaaagttttgggatttcttttaaaagttagttataactaacttgacattaatacccctattgatttttattggaattaatcctatagccttattgacgttttttgttgatcgtattgacattttgtggttaatgatctagacctttaatttgaatatctaatgactattattgagttgtagttaaGCAATATAACACTTGAGTTAGCTTTATAATAcgttaattaaatctaaattttcaatttaattaaaagcaAATGAACCTTGGATAGCTTGACtattgactcaacttattttaacacaagtgatacccgcaagtgtacggggctagtgtagcaattagcaagcaagagtatcgtatcccacagagacaaaaTCGTATCAACTtaagtaccacgaacaaatgttgactactatctagagaatcgggaaatgtttggttttgttctaacactacgaaaagcatataataagcaaatagataaataaaagcaaataaacacggagtgaaaagataatatggagaaaattgtagaactcaaggatccgatgcacaattccaagctcttatccaatcaaattgccttaccttttggtgtctctagagttactaagtcgaccacaattatagattaaaccccctcccgaggtgagaaacctgtagattaggtgctaggattgaagtccccttctaatcctaaaacacctaactcccaaaagctcgattaggtcaaagacctcactcaaaacctcaactctcccgagttttattgcattaaggtgtgaattattcttatttccagattaattatttcatctcccgattaatctaattaatcctaaacaatcaagtggtgatcaagcaattgaaaggaataaacccaagaataatcaaataactacaagagcaaggtaagaacaagattaattggataaaaactatgaaattaatgcatcatcaccaagaattctacaaaaaggtgtttagctactcatgttcttcacaAAAACCATGTTTAAAACACAAGATTCAATGAAATACATGGAGAAAAGATTAAGATACTCCTATGAGAATGAATCTATGGAATTGCAACTTCAATCTTCCGATTggaagtcttcaatcttcaattctctctctcaaaggtGTTCTTGggggtgtgtgtgagtgttggAGGCGGTGGGTGTTGAATGATATGAACCCTAGGCGTTTTCTCTTTAATCTCCCATCAAAAATCGCGTTTTTGGCAAGAAAATACGCCAAAATaacgtacccggccgggtagaaTTACAAAGAgcaaaattcacccggccgggtggtcaTTTTCGACCCCATTCTGACCTTTGCCGCTGAGTTAcagtacccggccgggtgaatttacagtgtaataattcacccggccgggtgtaaGTTTCTGGAGAGCGCAGTGTTCTTgtaatggccataacttcttctaccgaacttcgattgaggcgtgcaagatacccacgcgaagctctttcgaagaagaagagattgatatgcattatgggctgattggacttcaaaatctccagtaaatattgtctcaaagtaaggctgctgcacatccacatattttgtacctttttctacacattcttaacaaaatggtcaacataccaatataatagagaagtatatataaacatgtccaataatagacaaaatatgatcaaattcatacataaccaccctctaaaaccatgtaaaatccaagtatgtcaacTATCCACTCtgatactatgataaaaaTCTATAAGTTCCATCTTAAAATCAATTGGTATTAGAAGGAGTTACCCATTAGAATTTAGAACTATATGGTTTCAGATGTTTATGAATATCAATGTGAGATAGTTATATTTGTATGTATTAGTTAAATTTCCAACAAAAATGATGGACGTTGAGTTTTTTCGGAGAAATGATTGctgagttttaataaattaatgcataattggtaaagtaagatagagataaaaagaaaaagtatttaaagtattattagaattgaaaaataaaatataattaggtTTTAGTTTAGCCTTTATTTCCAATTCTAataagtattgttagtggagaataagTTTTATCCCATTAAAGAGAAAGGaggttttaaataataaaaaaattctatttttcagtTAGTAGACTTTTGTAGCGGGATGGAGTAAGTTGGTTATAAGACATTGATGGAGATTGAAGAATTGGGCATACCTGTCCTGCAAGTTTAAGagatttcaaataataataagattaaaatttaaaattgatctcgtatatttgttcaaaaaaaaaaaatcttatataTCAAGTGTGTTTACTTTTGGCTTTAAATAATATGCTTTGGTATATATTTAATGgtccataaaatattaacgatcaattgcattttaaagtttaaaattgATCTCGTacatttgaaaacaaaaaaaaaaattatttgatcttACACATTAAGTCTGTGTTAGCTTCTGGTCCtaaagaatttattttgttccattAATTTAACTCGTTATTTAGGTCAAAACACAATTGACCGTTAAATTTTTACGAAACCATTAAATATTGATCAAAACATATTGTCCATGACCAAAAGCTATTACACTTAATGTAggaccaattttttttcctcaaacATACGAGACTAATTTTGGACTtcagtaaaataataatattaaaattttaggttACATGTGAATGAACAAGGACTCTTTGagtttagagcatccacattgAATATCCATGACTCTCCATCACATCATCGTTCCCCTATTGAACTATTGCAAAATTGATGGCATGGCACTGATTTTCAACGAGATTTGTGGAATATTGCTCTTGAAATTGTTGTGTGGGCTTAATTGATATAGTTAACAGGCCCATAAAGTTGGGCTGTTTTTgatatggtaagatttgcATCTACAAAATTAACTGGGCTTTCTAAGGTAGCTCAGTTCTGtgattagattaaaaaaagaaaccaTATAactttagattattttattgaaacttTGTCTgaacaaataaatttgaaaataaaacaatatatgCAGTGATGGTGAATATTTCATTTAGAATACTAGTTTACTTCCACTTAATTCAACCCATCCATTTATTGTGGATTGATTTTAGAGGTTAGGATTCCTGCTAAGTAAGTAATTTAAGGATTGTCATAaatttttgtctattttatagtaattgtgatatactactacatttaCTTGggtaattttattagaaatggaATGATGTCATATTAATCATTAAACTCTAGAAAAAACCGACTCTGTAGAGTATGAAAAACCCGCTCAATATATATTACAAACAAAACTATCTTTGCACAAATTGCACATAAACCGTGATTTATTtagtgtataaaaaaaatagtaatagcGAATTAGCTTGATATAAAAGATGGataatccatttttcttgaattaatACTTCATATGTTCATCATtagatgtttttattttagtaactTGTGATGTTCATAGTAAAATATTCCATtctatttttactatttatgataGATGAACTTCATTTCTACTTATTATACTCATATTCACTCTAAAATTCATACATAAAAGCGAGATTCgtatttaatttcatgtgTCTTTTTTCACCTGTAttcaactaaattttttaaatttataacaagttaaacaaaatatttaatggtAGACGGAAGAAAAGTAAGGTCAATAAATGTCATGACATGTACAATAATTAAACTAGGTTGACTTTTAATTGTGAAGGGAAGAAATAAGCCATGCAACAAATTATTGCCTTGAGATGAatccatttcctaaaatgagcaagaaatatcaaaataaaggGTCCAAATTATATAACACAAATGGAAATTTAATAGAGAGGCACTCAATAGTCCTTGGCTCCAATTTCCAAAACTGCCCctcatttttttggatttaagaTGAGAAAGAATGATTGTGTTGTTAATGATACATCAATTTTACAATCATAATATTTACATGTTAACTTAGATGGAATTTTTGTGGTCCTTCCAAAGAATTTAATGAGGCTTCTTAATAAGTGAAGTATCTAAGCAGcaactatttctttttctatggAATCATAACGAAAATGTAACCTGCAAAATTTTGATTGGTTTCAAAAGTATGTTTCGATTTTAAACGTAATTTTTGTTACTAAATGGATAGGGgtattattgaattttatagtaGGAGTTGGGCTGAAAATATAAAGTTCAGAAGGCTATTGGCCCAAACTTGGAATCAGGCCCATTTAGGACATATGTTATGATGTGGgtgttattatttatttatttttttaaaaaaagctCTCATCGTATCTCCTCTCTTCGTCCATTTAGTTCTTCACAAAGCAGAAATGGatcattttatattgatatttaagcAATCCagtattttatatcaatatttaagcaatatataaaaaatatttgtct from Salvia hispanica cultivar TCC Black 2014 unplaced genomic scaffold, UniMelb_Shisp_WGS_1.0 HiC_scaffold_114, whole genome shotgun sequence includes the following:
- the LOC125197980 gene encoding putative disease resistance protein RGA1, with the protein product MADAIVSAVVERVATMIEDKIRYEVNLVKGVKKELQNLSKKLNTIRKVLDDAEKKAVNDQSVKSWLKELENTTYEMDDILDEWNYSLLKHKLEDFAEPEQKIGCSFIPCSCLSFNEISVRRDIAKKIEHVNAKLDQILKEKDDFNFVISLPAPESHREPTTSSIDFKNVYGSDIYKKRDDIVRNMMHNGGGTQILSIVGTGGLGKTTLAQLIFNDPQFDKDWLKIWVCVSDPFIVSKVAKDIVKSVGKETISPDADPLEVVLQKLKASVLGKKFLLVLDDVWSEDRDKWQPLKINLEYGAPGSKILVTTRNERVAKRMGTSDDDIYHPKELNPEECWSLMRAISLEGKSENECVKFVDVGKKIASKCKGLPLAAVVLGRLLQFKDLEGWEHVEKSEIWQLENAEVDLFPHLVLSYNDLSPALKRCFSYCAVYPKDHKIHAETLIEEWMAQGYLGSNSGNCAVELKGRENLRNLAMRCLFQDIEKSESGEQIEWCKMHDIVHDFALFLRKNDDKERSCQVCDPSLVSHVQEYRSLSLDYKPPFDERDRISQVCDCMKSLRVLRIRGGLPPVGMETLIHLRWLDLSRSDLSKDGLGIICKLYFLQTLLLSQCELTEIPREIGNLVELRHLDLSWNRELKELPESISSLVELQILKIEGTDINCVPEALGELSNLHTLELCQI